Proteins encoded in a region of the Microbacterium neungamense genome:
- a CDS encoding BCCT family transporter: protein MGGTTMFFEHAGRAISEAGPPEAVLFAVLHELPFGTVLSVLAMISIVLFFVTSADSASIVMASMSQRGKPEPSTWVTITWGVLLGAAALALLLAGGETALSGLQSIMVVSALPFALVVIGIMFAWATELHTDPYMLRRRFARAAIAQGVRRGISEHGDDFVFGATEVATEEGAGAGIDTDDPP from the coding sequence ATGGGCGGCACGACGATGTTCTTCGAGCACGCCGGGCGGGCGATCAGCGAGGCCGGACCGCCCGAGGCCGTGCTGTTCGCCGTGCTGCACGAGCTGCCGTTCGGGACCGTGCTGTCGGTGCTGGCGATGATCTCCATCGTGCTGTTCTTCGTCACCTCCGCCGACTCCGCGTCGATCGTGATGGCCTCGATGAGCCAGCGCGGCAAGCCCGAGCCGTCCACGTGGGTGACCATCACCTGGGGCGTGCTGCTGGGCGCGGCCGCCCTGGCGCTGCTGCTGGCGGGCGGTGAGACGGCGCTGTCGGGGCTGCAGTCGATCATGGTGGTCTCGGCGCTGCCGTTCGCCCTCGTCGTGATCGGCATCATGTTCGCGTGGGCCACGGAGCTGCACACCGACCCCTACATGCTGCGACGCCGGTTCGCCCGGGCCGCGATCGCGCAGGGCGTGCGCCGGGGAATCAGCGAGCACGGCGACGACTTCGTGTTCGGGGCGACCGAGGTCGCCACGGAGGAGGGCGCCGGCGCCGGCATCGACACCGACGACCCGCCCTGA
- a CDS encoding DUF6153 family protein, with protein MAVTAAAQPGRGLQGFLRRVMLGGLLVAAIVLGLLAMHTLNLHGTPAAHAPATVSVAASDAVGAHHSAAGAHESGGTASDLGGTCADCGGSDHLGMAMACVLALLLVLLILAPPQLLPGWMHTAPRPLLVARFIDQLRSRAPSLHVLCISRT; from the coding sequence ATGGCGGTGACGGCGGCAGCGCAACCCGGGAGGGGTCTTCAGGGCTTCCTCCGGCGTGTGATGCTCGGAGGGTTGCTGGTGGCAGCGATCGTCCTCGGGCTACTGGCCATGCATACGCTGAACCTGCACGGCACCCCGGCCGCCCACGCGCCCGCCACAGTCTCGGTCGCCGCCAGCGACGCCGTGGGCGCCCATCACAGCGCGGCGGGCGCCCATGAGTCCGGTGGCACGGCCAGTGACCTCGGTGGTACGTGTGCGGACTGCGGGGGTAGTGACCATCTGGGCATGGCGATGGCATGTGTGCTCGCACTGCTGCTCGTCCTTCTCATCCTGGCGCCGCCTCAACTTCTGCCGGGATGGATGCACACCGCGCCCCGGCCGCTCCTCGTGGCGCGGTTCATCGACCAGCTCCGATCTCGGGCGCCGTCGCTGCACGTTCTCTGCATCAGTCGCACGTGA
- a CDS encoding MFS transporter, producing the protein MRVFAIRDFRHLFSAQIIALFGTGLATVALGLLAYELAGPSAGAVLATALTIKMVMYVLIAPLAAAYADRLPRRMFLTLLDVARAAVVLALPFVTEIWQIYVLIGVLQAASAAFTPTFQAVIPDIVVEESDYTRALSASQVAYTMESLLSPVLAAVALTFMTFNWLFVGTSVGFVLSAVLVLSTRIPNAAPSGHADAWNRVTSGVKVFFATPRLRGVMALNVVVAAAGSIVVVNTVNYVRDQLGGTQADVAWMLAASGGGTLLVALFLPRVLDRIAERVVMMTGAAVLLAGVLAAVAMTAIQAASWMITAPIWVVIGGGMALIVTPTGRVIRGSVAKRELPAAFAAQFSLSHLAWLVTYPIAGWVGTASGFTLAWSILAALAIGGAVTAQMLWPREKETETIEAADATGEGAVGDLVLREETEAAEGTLAASQCACVRTA; encoded by the coding sequence ATGCGTGTGTTCGCGATCCGCGACTTCCGTCACCTGTTCAGTGCGCAGATCATCGCCCTGTTCGGGACGGGGTTGGCGACCGTCGCCCTCGGTCTGCTCGCTTACGAGCTCGCCGGTCCGAGCGCGGGGGCGGTGCTTGCGACGGCGCTGACGATCAAGATGGTCATGTACGTCTTGATCGCGCCGTTGGCTGCGGCCTATGCCGACCGGCTCCCGAGGCGGATGTTCCTGACCCTGCTCGACGTGGCGCGCGCGGCCGTGGTGCTCGCTCTGCCGTTCGTCACGGAGATCTGGCAGATCTACGTTCTCATCGGGGTACTGCAGGCGGCTTCTGCTGCGTTCACGCCGACGTTCCAGGCGGTCATCCCCGATATCGTGGTCGAGGAGTCCGACTACACGCGGGCGCTGTCCGCGTCGCAGGTGGCCTACACGATGGAGAGCCTGCTCAGCCCGGTGCTCGCGGCGGTCGCTCTGACGTTCATGACGTTCAACTGGTTGTTCGTCGGCACGTCGGTAGGTTTCGTGCTCTCCGCCGTCCTGGTGCTCTCGACTCGCATCCCCAATGCGGCACCAAGCGGGCACGCGGATGCGTGGAACCGGGTCACCTCGGGCGTGAAGGTCTTCTTCGCGACTCCTCGTCTGCGCGGCGTCATGGCCCTGAACGTGGTGGTCGCCGCAGCCGGATCGATCGTGGTGGTCAATACGGTCAACTATGTCCGAGATCAACTGGGCGGCACGCAGGCCGACGTCGCCTGGATGCTTGCAGCCTCCGGCGGCGGCACACTGCTGGTCGCTTTGTTCCTGCCACGCGTGCTCGATCGGATCGCCGAGCGGGTCGTGATGATGACCGGTGCCGCAGTTCTGCTTGCTGGCGTGCTGGCGGCCGTCGCGATGACCGCCATCCAGGCGGCTTCCTGGATGATCACGGCACCGATCTGGGTGGTCATCGGCGGCGGCATGGCCTTGATCGTCACGCCCACCGGACGCGTCATCCGAGGTTCGGTCGCGAAGCGCGAGCTCCCGGCGGCCTTCGCGGCACAATTCTCACTGTCTCACTTGGCCTGGCTTGTCACCTACCCGATCGCGGGATGGGTAGGCACAGCGTCCGGCTTCACTCTCGCCTGGTCGATCCTTGCCGCTCTCGCCATCGGCGGTGCCGTCACAGCGCAGATGCTCTGGCCCCGCGAGAAGGAAACTGAGACTATCGAGGCCGCCGATGCCACCGGAGAAGGCGCGGTCGGTGACCTGGTGCTCCGTGAGGAGACCGAAGCCGCCGAAGGCACCCTCGCGGCGTCCCAGTGCGCCTGTGTGCGCACCGCATAA